One genomic window of bacterium includes the following:
- a CDS encoding SLC13 family permease: protein MLTPDGWIVLSILAGALAAFASGRLRPEIVAMSVVLALGLSGVTTPAAAFAGFGDPVVVTIACLLIVSAALERTGVAALSARLLLRAVGSREVALIVALMAVAGVLSGFMNLVGAAAILLPVAIAASRQAGISQSRLLMPLAIAARQGGSLTLIGKASNLIVSGLLVQAGYAPLSFFSFFPVGIAMLAASIIFMATLGRRLLPARMPEGAIPAAGPHQDLLEARRLSAPDESRPLRTAQVPYALLALGAVILSGATGVVPVSLAAVLAVGIVIIGGCVSAAEAPQVIDWPTIIVVGSLLPLGAALHTTGAAAAVAGAMLPLAGDAPFSVLAAICLATFVVGQFVPAIPTTILMAPIALSAATKLGVNPVPFMITVAAATSVTLLTPISHPVSMMVMVPGGYRFGDYARVGAPLALLLGVTLLAVVAAVWRF, encoded by the coding sequence TGGCCCTGGGCCTAAGCGGGGTGACTACTCCTGCCGCGGCGTTTGCCGGATTCGGCGACCCGGTCGTGGTCACCATCGCGTGCCTCCTCATCGTCAGCGCGGCCCTGGAGCGCACCGGGGTGGCGGCGCTCTCCGCACGCCTGCTCCTCCGCGCCGTGGGATCCCGCGAGGTGGCGCTCATCGTAGCGCTGATGGCGGTGGCCGGCGTTCTGTCGGGGTTCATGAACCTGGTCGGCGCCGCGGCCATACTCCTGCCGGTGGCCATCGCCGCCAGCCGTCAGGCAGGCATCAGCCAGTCCCGGCTGCTGATGCCGCTGGCGATTGCCGCCCGGCAGGGAGGTTCCCTCACGCTCATAGGCAAGGCCTCGAACCTCATCGTCAGCGGGCTCCTCGTTCAGGCGGGATACGCACCGCTCTCGTTCTTCTCGTTCTTCCCGGTCGGCATAGCAATGCTGGCGGCCTCCATCATCTTCATGGCCACGCTGGGACGCCGGCTCCTTCCGGCGCGGATGCCCGAGGGGGCGATACCGGCGGCGGGTCCCCATCAGGACCTGCTGGAAGCCCGCAGACTCTCGGCACCGGACGAGTCACGGCCCCTCCGCACCGCGCAGGTCCCGTACGCTCTGCTCGCGCTGGGAGCGGTTATTCTCTCCGGGGCCACTGGCGTCGTGCCGGTGAGCCTGGCAGCGGTACTGGCGGTAGGCATCGTGATCATCGGCGGCTGCGTGAGCGCAGCCGAGGCACCCCAGGTAATAGACTGGCCCACTATCATCGTCGTTGGGAGCCTGCTGCCGCTGGGAGCCGCGCTGCACACCACCGGGGCCGCGGCGGCGGTCGCGGGCGCGATGCTGCCGCTGGCCGGGGACGCGCCATTCTCGGTCCTCGCGGCGATCTGCCTGGCCACGTTTGTCGTTGGGCAGTTCGTACCCGCCATCCCCACGACGATCCTGATGGCGCCGATTGCCCTCAGCGCCGCCACGAAGCTGGGCGTCAACCCGGTGCCCTTCATGATCACGGTTGCGGCGGCAACGTCGGTCACCCTGCTTACACCGATAAGCCACCCGGTCAGCATGATGGTCATGGTGCCCGGCGGATACCGGTTCGGCGACTACGCGCGGGTCGGCGCGCCGCTGGCGCTGCTGCTGGGTGTGACGCTGCTGGCGGTTGTTGCTGCGGTCTGGCGGTTCTAG